The Astyanax mexicanus isolate ESR-SI-001 chromosome 12, AstMex3_surface, whole genome shotgun sequence genome window below encodes:
- the slc66a1 gene encoding lysosomal amino acid transporter 1 homolog — protein MSDGGSSRDGSLFGGNGNFSSLCPNGSEWVWNGLGECAQDARDMSSVILGLLSIVCFMVSSFPQYYKSCKTGNMDSALSIWFLLLWLAGDSCNLIGSFLADQLPLQTYTAVYYVCADLVMLSMYGYYSLRHKVGTGGDRGVLNVAGVLCVFGVSASLLRLPALNTQSGTVSSFRGRSLLAVDEQISSVQAFSAVQPFTTKEIIGFTIGSASSLLYLCSRLPQMYTNFRRKSTEGVSYFLFALVILGNITYGLSVLLKNPEHGQGEGSYIIHHLPWLIGSLGTLSLDLLISVQFMIYRGAPVNLYGTAEETTALLYN, from the exons ATGTCTGATGGAGGGTCTTCTCGTGATGGATCTCTGTTTGGTGGGAATGGAAACTTCAGCTCTCTCTGCCCAAACGGATCAGAGTGGGTTTGGAACGGGCTTGGAGAATGTGCACAAGACGCTCGGGACATGTCCAGCGTTATCCTGGGCCTCCTGTCCATAGTGTGTTTTATGGTGTCCAGTTTCCC GCAGTACTATAAATCCTGTAAGACTGGGAACATGGACAGCGCTTTGTCCATCTGGTTTCTGTTGCTGTGGCTGGCGGGAGACTCCTGTAATCTCATCGGCTCTTTCCTGGCTGACCAGCTTCCGCTTCAG ACGTACACGGCGGTGTATTACGTCTGTGCTGATCTTGTGATGCTCAGTATGTATGGCTATTACTCGCTACGGCATAAAGTGGGAACCG GGGGGGACAGAGGGGTGCTGAATGTAGCCGGGGTGCTGTGTGTGTTCGGAGTGTCCGCCTCTCTGCTGCGTCTTCCAGCTCTAAACACACAGTCAGGAACCGTCTCGAGCTTCAGGGGCCGATCTCTGCTCGCTGTGGATGAACAGATCAGTTCAGTGCAG gctTTCAGTGCTGTCCAGCCTTTCACTACTAAAGAGATCATCGGCTTCACGATCGGCTCGGCCTCTTCGCTGCTCTACCTGTGCTCCAGGTTACCTCAGATGTACACGAAT TTTCGCAGGAAATCTACAGAAGGCGTGTCGTACTTCCTGTTTGCGCTGGTGATTCTGGGAAACATCACGTACGGCCTGAGCGTGCTGCTGAAGAACCCGGAGCACGGGCAGGGCGAGGGCAGCTACATCATCCACCACCTGCCCTGGCTCATAGGCAGCCTGGGGACGCTCTCCCTCGACCTCCTG